TGTCATATTTTAGGACTTACACAGGAGATCAGGAAACAGCTTGGGAAAACTTTCGGAGATAAGGTTTCCGTTTCCCTTACTGAAGATAAAGAAGAGAGAGTGGTTGAGATTGCTGAAGATGTCGTTTCTGTTTTTAATGAAAACCCCGAAGCAAAGGCATTGTTTGACAAGATGAGCTATACCCACAAAAAGGAATATATCCGCTGGATAGAAGAGGCTAAAAAACAGGAAACAAGAGAAAACAGAAAGATTAAAATGATTCAGATGATTTTAGATGGGAAAAAGGGGATATAAATCATTCTGTTTTCACTCCCGAAAGCTGTACATTAAAAAAATTGAATAAAAGAAAATATTTTTTGTCAGGTTCTCAAAAAGTAGCCGACTATAGTTACAGATATCATTTATAACTATAAAAAATTTACTTTTATGAACAAGTTTATTTTCAGAACATCGGTTTTAGTGGCAGCTACTCTAGCTGCATTTACTCTTTCTTCATGCAGTGATTCGGATAATGACATGATGACGGATATGTCTTTTCAAAGAACTATCACGTTTGAAAATGTGGTAACTCCTAAAGATTTTGTAGAAAGCGGAAGTTTTCAGGGAACAGGAACTTCTCCTATTATTTTGCCCGGACAATCTGTTTCTGTTAAATTCAGCGCAGGAAAAACACAGGCCTTAATGTTTGCTACCATGTATGGTGCTTCAAAAGACTGGTTTTTTGCTTCCCAACAGCCTGGTATCAAACTGTTTGACACTAATGGAAATGCCATTACCGGGGATGTTTCTTCAAGTGTACGACTGTGGGATAACGGAACCAAAGATGACACAACGGGACAGGCAGAAAGCAAGCCTATTATGCAGGTTCCTAACGTAAATGCTTCACAGCTTATGAAGCTCAATCTTGCTTACAATGATGTAACCTCAGAGTTTACCCTCACCATTACCAATACATCTGGCGGAACAGCTAATGAAACTCCTTTTTCTCCCGGAGTATGGGCTGTTTCCAACTACAATGGCTCCCAGCTGCTGAACAACGCTCCTTTTTTTACTCCTAATGCTTTATCAAATCCGGAAATCACGGATATTGCCCAGATGGGGAATATCAGTAAAATGATGACAAAACTGAATGTCAACACAGGAATTATGACCGGCCTTTCTCCTGCTTTGATAGTTGTTTACCGTGGTGACAAAAATCCTATTTATGAATTAGGTCAACCTGACAGCGGAATGGGATTGAAAGATATTGCACAGTTTGGAAATGTAACCAAGCTTCAAAACAGCCTGAAATCTCTCTCTGCTATAAGAGGTGTATATGTTGCCGGGAACGCTCCTGTAGCACCAGGAAGCAAAGTAACAACAAGCTTTAATGCTGAACCCGGGGATAAAATAGCTTATGTAACCATGTTTGGATTTTCCAATGACTGGTTCTATGCCAATGAACAGAGCATTGATGCAAATACCAAGGGAGATATTAGTTCAAAAACTTCATTATTTGATTCCGGAACAGGGATTGACCAATATCCGGGAGCCGGAAATCATCAGGCATTATTCGGTGGCACTCCGCAGAGTGAAAATAAAATTATTTCAAAAGTAGGAAACCAATATTCTGTTCCTGCTGTTCAGAATGTGATTAAAGTAACCGTGAATTAATTTTCAGATTTAAAAGATCATACAATTAAAAATTCCAGGCATAACTGCCTGGAATTTTAATAATCTGTAATATTATTCGACTGGAATTCCAAGATATTTCAAATAGGAATCCAGTACTTTTTTATCAAATACGGGTTCCTGAATACCTGAACCCTCCAGAAACTGAATTACATTGGAACAATCCCAGATGTAGGTATTCTGATAAAGCTCTACGGTGGATAAGCCTTCATGCATATTGTCCCTGAAAAGGCTTGTCAGTGGATACAACCGATTTTTACTGTCATCTTCCCACTGCTTTCTCCACTCTTTATAAGGAAGATCTTTCAGGGTAAAAGGATAATACTTTTTCATAAGCCCAAAGAAGCCTTCCAACGTAAGATTGGTTTCCGGGCGGGCTATCAAATTAAATTTTTTCCCTATTGCCTCTTTATTTTTTGTGATATGAGCCATAGATTTCGTCATATAATCTACCGTGATAAGACCTTCTCTAAGCTCAGTCAATGCAGGATAAGATTTGAATTCTATACAGTTTTTCACCAATCCGGACCACCACTGGTAGGAAGCACTTGCTCCTGTTTCACTGTGGCACATTGCATATCCAAGACGATAAGTAATCAATGGCAGACCTTCTTTTGCAGCTAGATCTGCGACGGCCTCCATTACCCATTTGCTTCTTACATAACCAATGTCTTTGCTTACAGACATTAAATTCTGCTCAATATCATCAGACTCCAGCATCACTGTTTTTCCTGTAAACACATGCCCCCAGCTGTATACTGAAATGGTGGATAATAAGGCAAGACATTTGGTCCTTTCTGCTCCGGCCAATTTGATGATTTCTCTTAATCCTTCTACATTGGGAGCTTTCATGTAAGAATAAGGTTCAATGAAGTTTACGGAACTTCCGGAATGGTAAATCAGATCAGTCTGTTTTGCCAGTTTTGTGAATATTTCTTCTGACAATCCTAAAGCCGGCAACGCCAGATCTCCGATTACGGGAATAATTCTCGATTTCTGTTCTTCTTTTTGAGTAATGTGGTATTGTTTAAAACATCTCTCAATCTTTTCCATCGCATGAAATTGATCCTGAGCTCTTACAAGACAGTAAACATCAGCATTTGTAGTATCCAGAAGCTCCTGTAAAAGATGAATTCCTACAAATCCCGTAACTCCGGTTAAAAATATTGTGGCGGGATTTTCTATCTGTTTAGGATCAAATCCGCCTGCAAAAACAGTTCCCGGAGCAAGATAAACATCCTTCTGCAAAGCAACATAAGGTTCTACATCTTCTACCGGCATGGCTTCCCTCATTTCTCTGGATCTGGTTATAAGAGCTTCTGAGAGCTCCTGCAATACCGGAAACTGATAAATATCCCGCAGATATACTTTTACATCCAGTTTTCTTTGCAATGCTACAGCAACTGTTGCCACCAACAGCGAGTTTCCACCAATATCAAAGAAATTATCTGTAATATTAATCACAGAACGTTCCAGAGCTGAAGACCAGATATCTGCAACAATCCTTTCTGTCTCGTTGGTTGGCGGTTCAAATGAAACAAGTTCTTTCGCTTCTTTATCTGCCAGATCTTTTAAAGCCTGAGCATCTGTTTTGCCATTTGCCGTCAACGGAATTTTATCTATAAAAATAATCTGGGCAGGAATCATATAACCCGGAAGTTCTTCTTTCAATGCATTTCTAACTGTTGAAATGTCTTTTTCAGCTTCAGGTTTGGAAACGATAAAGGCAATCAGATATTTACTGTTTCCTTCTGTATCTCTGCTAATGACCACCGCCTCTTTAACATCTTTCTGCTGAAGCAATGTGCGTTCTATTTCTCCTAATTCAACCCGGAACCCACGGATTTTCACCTGATTATCTATTCTTCCAAGGAATTCAATATCTCCGTCCGGCCTCCATTTGGCAAGATCTCCGGTACGATACAGTTTTTCGGTTTCCCGGAATGGATTATCAATAAATTTAGAATCTGTAAGTTCTTCATTATTAAGATATCCATTCGCTAAAATATTTCCTCCGATACATAGCTCTCCTACAGCTCCTACTGGCAGCAATTCCATATTCTCACCTAAAATATAGGCTTTTGCGTTGGCAATGGGTTTCCCTATTGAAGAGACATATTTTCCATTGATATCTTTCACTTTTTTAAAAGTTGCAAATACAGTACATTCCGTTGGCCCATAATAATCTATCAACTCATAACTTAGCTCAGTAGTAAGTACGGGCTTCAGTTTTTCACCTCCGGTAAAGAGATATTTCAATTTCAGATCAGGATAATTTCTGGTATCATTAACAACCGGCGGACCTAAAACAGAGGGAACAAAACCATGTGTAATCTGATTTCTCCTGTAGAAATCCACCAATGCATGAGCATCTGTTCTGTCTTCA
This genomic window from Chryseobacterium viscerum contains:
- a CDS encoding non-ribosomal peptide synthetase, which codes for MSNTIPSLENLSSGSPVLLSSEDRDKLLNRFNKTGWDYHHEETLESLFRKQALLYPDKTAIVYQDQEITYRDLDQRSNQIANLLLSHGIKEGKYVPIWLDRSLEWIVAVLGVIKIGAAYVPIDPAYPAKRVEFILSDTAADIILTNQNLETLLSGTERTKVFDLSSMENLNHLSSDAPEIKIHQNSLAYTIYTSGSTGKPKGVMVSHQAIQHLVTWHNHHFHVDQSSKLTLVAGLAFDISVWETWSALTSGATLFIADNEDRTDAHALVDFYRRNQITHGFVPSVLGPPVVNDTRNYPDLKLKYLFTGGEKLKPVLTTELSYELIDYYGPTECTVFATFKKVKDINGKYVSSIGKPIANAKAYILGENMELLPVGAVGELCIGGNILANGYLNNEELTDSKFIDNPFRETEKLYRTGDLAKWRPDGDIEFLGRIDNQVKIRGFRVELGEIERTLLQQKDVKEAVVISRDTEGNSKYLIAFIVSKPEAEKDISTVRNALKEELPGYMIPAQIIFIDKIPLTANGKTDAQALKDLADKEAKELVSFEPPTNETERIVADIWSSALERSVINITDNFFDIGGNSLLVATVAVALQRKLDVKVYLRDIYQFPVLQELSEALITRSREMREAMPVEDVEPYVALQKDVYLAPGTVFAGGFDPKQIENPATIFLTGVTGFVGIHLLQELLDTTNADVYCLVRAQDQFHAMEKIERCFKQYHITQKEEQKSRIIPVIGDLALPALGLSEEIFTKLAKQTDLIYHSGSSVNFIEPYSYMKAPNVEGLREIIKLAGAERTKCLALLSTISVYSWGHVFTGKTVMLESDDIEQNLMSVSKDIGYVRSKWVMEAVADLAAKEGLPLITYRLGYAMCHSETGASASYQWWSGLVKNCIEFKSYPALTELREGLITVDYMTKSMAHITKNKEAIGKKFNLIARPETNLTLEGFFGLMKKYYPFTLKDLPYKEWRKQWEDDSKNRLYPLTSLFRDNMHEGLSTVELYQNTYIWDCSNVIQFLEGSGIQEPVFDKKVLDSYLKYLGIPVE
- a CDS encoding spondin domain-containing protein, translated to MNKFIFRTSVLVAATLAAFTLSSCSDSDNDMMTDMSFQRTITFENVVTPKDFVESGSFQGTGTSPIILPGQSVSVKFSAGKTQALMFATMYGASKDWFFASQQPGIKLFDTNGNAITGDVSSSVRLWDNGTKDDTTGQAESKPIMQVPNVNASQLMKLNLAYNDVTSEFTLTITNTSGGTANETPFSPGVWAVSNYNGSQLLNNAPFFTPNALSNPEITDIAQMGNISKMMTKLNVNTGIMTGLSPALIVVYRGDKNPIYELGQPDSGMGLKDIAQFGNVTKLQNSLKSLSAIRGVYVAGNAPVAPGSKVTTSFNAEPGDKIAYVTMFGFSNDWFYANEQSIDANTKGDISSKTSLFDSGTGIDQYPGAGNHQALFGGTPQSENKIISKVGNQYSVPAVQNVIKVTVN
- a CDS encoding YdeI/OmpD-associated family protein, whose amino-acid sequence is MNPKPIEFTAVIQQNGEMNAAFVEFPFSTEELFHKKGQVKIKAVFDDKVEYRGSLAKMKSDCHILGLTQEIRKQLGKTFGDKVSVSLTEDKEERVVEIAEDVVSVFNENPEAKALFDKMSYTHKKEYIRWIEEAKKQETRENRKIKMIQMILDGKKGI